The following proteins are encoded in a genomic region of Molothrus aeneus isolate 106 chromosome 12, BPBGC_Maene_1.0, whole genome shotgun sequence:
- the KCTD6 gene encoding BTB/POZ domain-containing protein KCTD6, giving the protein MDNGDWGYMMTDPVTLNVGGHMYTTSLTTLTRYPDSMLGAMFRGDFPTARDSQGNYFIDRDGPLFRYVLNFLRTSELTLPLDFKEFDLLRKEADFYQIEPLIQCLNDPKPLYPVDTFEEVVELSSTRKLSKYSNPVAVIITQLTITTKVHALLEGISNHFTKWNKHMMDTRDCQVSFTFGPCDYHQEVSLRVHLMEYITKQGFTIRNTRVHHMSERANENTVEHNWTFCRLARKTDD; this is encoded by the exons ATGGATAATGGAGACTGGGGATATATG ATGACTGATCCAGTCACGCTAAATGTGGGTGGACACATGTATACGACCTCCCTCACAACTCTAACGAGATATCCTGACTCAATGCTCGGGGCCATGTTCAGGGGAGACTTCCCCACTGCCAGGGACTCTCAGGGCAATTACTTTATTGACAGAGATGGACCACTTTTCCGTTATGTTCTTAACTTTTTAAGGACCTCAGAGCTCACTTTGCCACTGGACTTCAAGGAGTTTGACCTGCTCCGGAAGGAAGCAGACTTCTATCAGATTGAACCCTTGATTCAGTGTCTCAATGACCCCAAGCCGCTGTATCCTGTGGATACCTTTGAGGAGGTGGTGGAGCTGTCCAGCACCCGCAAGCTTTCCAAGTACTCCAACCCGGTGGCTGTGATCATCACGCAGCTCACCATCACCACCAAGGTCCATGCACTGCTGGAGGGCATTTCAAACCACTTCACCAAGTGGAACAAGCACATGATGGACACCAGGGACTGCCAGGTGTCCTTCACCTTTGGGCCGTGTGATTACCACCAGGAAGTGTCGCTGCGAGTGCATCTCATGGAGTACATCACCAAGCAAGGCTTCACCATCAGGAACACCAGGGTCCACCACATGAGCGAGCGTGCCAATGAAAACACAGTGGAGCATAACTGGACTTTCTGCAGACTGGCACGGAAAACAGATGACTGA
- the PDHB gene encoding pyruvate dehydrogenase E1 component subunit beta, mitochondrial, giving the protein MGKMAAAAATLRHLALGARLAPHGSGARAPLQRLQQRRGLRLSAPAAIQVTVRDALNQALDEELERDERVFLLGEEVAQYDGAYKISRGLWKKYGDKRVIDTPISEMGFTGIAVGAAMAGLRPVCEFMTFNFSMQAIDQVINSAAKTCYMSAGSIPVPIVFRGPNGASAGVAAQHSQCFAAWYGHCPGLKVVSPWSSEDAKGLLKASIRDDNPVVVLESELLYGVPFEMSEQAQSKEFVIPIGKAKIEKQGTHVTLVAHSRPVGHCLEAAAVLSKEGVECEVINLRTIRPMDIETVEASVVKTNHLVTVEGGWPQFGVGAEICARIMEGPAFNYLDAPAVRVTGADVPMPYAKILEDNSIPQVKDIVFAVKKALNI; this is encoded by the exons ATGGGCAAGATGGCGGCGGCTGCGGCGACCCTGCGGCACCTGGCGCTGGGTGCCCGCCTCGCCCCGCACGGCAGCGGCGCTCGGGCCCCGCTCCAGCGGCTCCAGCAGCGCAGGGGCCTCCGCCTGTCCGCGCCCGCCGCCATACAG GTGACGGTGCGGGACGCGCTGAACCAGGCGCTGGATGAGGAGCTGGAGCGGGACGAGCGCGTCTTCCTGCTGGGCGAGGAGGTGGCACAGTACGATGGCGCCTACAAG ATCTCCAGGGGTCTCTGGAAGAAGTACGGGGACAAAAGGGTGATCGACACCCCGATAtccgag ATGGGCTTTACAGGAATCGCTGTCGGTGCTGCTATG GCAGGGTTGAGACCAGTGTGTGAATTCATGACATTCAACTTCTCGATGCAAGCGATCGATCAGGTGATCAACTCTGCTGCCAAGACCTGTTACATGTCTGCCGGCTCCATCCCCGTGCCCATCGTGTTCCGCGGCCCCAACGGCGCCTCGGCGGGCGTGGCCGCCCAGCACTCGCAGTGCTTCGCTGCCTGGTACGGCCACTGCCCCGGCCTCAAAGTCGTCAGCCCCTGGAGCTCCGAGGATGCCAAAGGGCTGCTGAAAGCATCCATCCGGGATGACAATCCAG TTGTGGTGCTGGAAAGTGAATTACTCTATGGTGTTCCCTTTGAAATGTCTGAACAGGCACAGTCAAAGGAATTTGTTATTCCCATTGGGAAAGCTAAAATAGAAAAGCAAG GAACTCATGTTACATTAGTGGCACACTCAAGACCTGTTGGCCATTGTTTGGAAGCAGCTGCTGTACTTTCTAAAGAAGGTGTAGAGTGTGAG GTCATAAACCTGCGAACCATTCGACCGATGGACATAGAGACGGTGGAAGCCAGCGTGGTCAAGACAAACCATCTGGTCACTGTAGAAGGAGGTTGGCCCCAGTTTGGAGTAGGAGCTGAAATCTGTGCCAGGATCATGGAAG GGCCTGCCTTTAACTACCTGGATGCTCCAGCTGTGCGTGTCACCGGTGCTGATGTCCCCATGCCTTATGCAAAAATCTTAGAGGATAACAGCATACCTCAAGTGAAGGATATAGTATTTGCAGTGAAAAAAGCTTTGAATATATAA
- the ACOX2 gene encoding peroxisomal acyl-coenzyme A oxidase 2 yields MALLETSKHCQGSVLGSVNPDLGGERQTASFSVERLTALLDGGVEQTQIRRAVVEAIESDPVFSRENQYFQTQNERYEAAVRKAVHLQKKMHEMGWTENGPEYKYIYRALSGDVAFLLHRVFMRSISVLGSDRQIAKWIPLATQHKLIGSYAQTELGHGTYLQGLETTAVFDTATQEFILNTPKISAMKWWPGDMGRSATHTVVFAQLYIHGKCYGIHPFIVQIRSLQDHSLCPGITAGDIGPKMNFEHIDNGYLLLKNVRVPRENMLSKFCEVRPDGTYVRQGSQQINYFTMTTVRISLISDEVLIPLKKACTIAIRYSVVRRQSKLKPGEQEAKILDYQTQQEKLLPQLAAAYAFHFTNDYLQELFDRGYREIQRKNFDMLPELHALSSGFKAMITQHCTAGVEICLRACGGHGYSLLSGLPSLYTKILASCIYEGENTILLLQTARFLIKCFMAASAGQPVPPSVTYLAAVKHGKCPAKNKLDFLSPDIYTEAYQHVAVRLTSSTAAKLQDLIQSGVKKHDAWNQCTVQLVQAAKAHCHYIAVKNFAETVEKLETKAGIQKIMKHLCDLFALHGIFSNSGAFLHDGYTSAAQMDMVTAAYLDLLAVIRKDAVPLVDAFDFTDQSLNSALGSYDGQVYQRLYEWAQKSPTNQMSPAYERYLKPLLHNTLSKL; encoded by the exons TGGAAGCTATCGAATCTGACCCTGTGTTTAGCAGAGAAAATCAGTATTTCCAGACCCAGAATGAGAGGTACGAAGCAGCAGTCAGGAAGGCTGTTCATCTCCAGAAAAAGATGCATGAGATGGGATGGACTGAGAATGGACCTGAATATAAGTACATTTACAg GGCACTGTCAGGAGATGTCGCGTTCCTCCTTCACCGCGTCTTCATGAGAAGCATTTCAGTGCTGGGCTCGGACAGACAGATTGCCAAGTGGATTCCTCTTGCCACCCAGCACAAGCTCATTGGGAGCTACGCCCAGACTGAACTGGGACATG gcacTTATCTTCAGGGTTTGGAAACAACAGCAGTTTTTGATACTGCTACTCAGGAGTTTATACTGAACACACCAAAGATCTCTGCCATGAAGTGGTGGCCTGGAGACA TGGGAAGATCAGCAACCCACACAGTGGTCTTTGCTCAGCTGTACATCCATGGGAAGTGCTATGGCATCCATCCCTTCATCGTGCAGATACGCAGCCTTCAGGACCATTCCCTCTGCCCAG gcatAACTGCAGGAGACATCGGTCCCAAAATGAATTTTGAGCACATTGACAACGGGTACCTCCTGCTGAAGAACGTGCGCGTCCCCAGGGAGAACATGCTGAGCAAGTTTTGTGAG GTTCGACCAGATGGCACCTATGTCAGACAGGGGTCCCAGCAGATCAATTATTTCACAATGACGACGGTGCGCATTTCCCTCATTTCGGACGAGGTTCTGATTCCCCTCAAGAAGGCGTGCACCATCGCCATCCGCTACTCCGTGGTTCGCCGCCAGTCCAAGCTAAAGCCTGG GGAACAAGAAGCAAAAATCCTTGACTACCAGACTCAGCAAGAGAAactgctgccccagctggcagctgcctATGCCTTTCATTTCACCAATGACTACCTGCAGGAGCTATTCGACAGGGGGTACAGAGAGATCCAGAGGAAGAACTTTGACATGCTGCCAGag ctccATGCATtatcttcaggttttaaagccatgaTCACTCAGCACTGCACGGCAGGAGTGGAGATCTGTCTCCGGGCCTGTGGGGGCCATGGCTACTCCCTGCTGAGTGGACTGCCTTCCTTGTATACCAAAATACTTGCCTCTTGTATTTATGAAGGGGAAAACACCATTTTGCTCCTGCAAACTGCCAG GTTCTTGATTAAGTGCTTCATGGCAGCCAGTGCTGGCCAGCCTGTGCCACCATCTGTCACTTATCTGGCTGCAGTGAAACATGGGAAGTGTCCAGCCAAGAACAAGTTGGATTTTCTCAGTCCAGATATTTACACTGAGGCCTATCAACACGTGGCAGTCAG GCTcacaagcagcacagcagcaaaactACAGGACTTGATCCAGTCTGGAGTCAAAAAGCATGATGCATGGAACCAGTGCACAGTGCAGCTGGTGCAGGCTGCAAAG GCTCACTGCCACTACATTGCAGTGAAAAACTTTGCAGAAACTGTGGAAAAACTCGAGACCAAGGCTGGCATCCAGAAGATTATGAAACATCTCTGTGACCTCTTTGCACTACATGGGATCTTCTCAAACTCAGGGGCCTTCCTGCATGATGGATACACATCTGCAGCTCAAATGGACATGGTCACAGCAGCCTACCTGGACCTCCTGGCTGTCATTCG GAAGGATGCTGTGCCATTGGTGGATGCTTTTGACTTCACAGACCAGAGCCTGaactctgctctgggcagctaCGACGGGCAGGTTTACCAGCGCCTCTACGAGTGGGCTCAGAAATCACCCACCAACCAG ATGAGCCCAGCCTACGAGAGGTATTTGAAGCCACTTCTGCACAACACGCTATCGAAATTATGA